In Cupriavidus sp. EM10, the genomic window GCGCATGAAGCTGCGCCAGCCGGTGGATGTGCCGGTCACCAGCCCGTCGGTGCAGACCGATGTCTATCGTGAATTCGCCAAGGCCGACTACCTGACGGCCGTGCACAAGGCCAAGGAATACATCATGGCCGGCGACATGATGCAGGTGCAGGTGGGCCAGCGCCTGGTGAAGCCGTATCGCGACTCGCCGCTGTCGCTGTACCGCGCGCTGCGCTCGCTGAATCCGTCGCCGTACATGTATTTCTACAATTTTGGCGATTTCCAGGTGGTGGGCGCGTCGCCCGAGATCCTGGTGCGCCAGGAAACGCGCAAGGTCGGCACGCCGCAGAACGGCGACGCCGAGACCGCCCGCATCGTCACGATCCGCCCGCTGGCCGGCACCCGCCCGCGCGGCAGCACGCCCGACCGCGACGCCCAGCTGGCCACCGAGCTGCTGAACGACCCCAAGGAGATCGCCGAGCACGTGATGCTGATCGACCTGGCGCGCAACGACATCGGCCGCATTGCCGAGACCGGCTCGGTCAAGGTCACCGACAAGATGGTGATCGAAAAGTACTCGCACGTGCAGCACATCGTCAGTTCCGTGGAAGGCACGCTGCGCGAAGGCATGAGCAACCTGGACGTGCTGCGCGCCACGTTCCCGGCCGGCACGCTGTCGGGCGCGCCCAAGGTGCGCGCCATGGAAATCATCGACGAGCTGGAACCGCGCAAGCGTGGCATCTACGGCGGCGCCGTGGGCTACCTGTCGTTCGGCGGCGAGATGGACCTGGCCATCGCCATCCGCACCGGCGTGATCAAGGACGGCAATCTCTATGTGCAGGCGGCGGCCGGCATCGTGGCGGACTCGGACCCCGAGGCCGAATGGAGGGAAACCGAGGCGAAGGCGCGCGCCGTGATCCGTGCCGCCGAACAGGTCCAGGACGGCCTGGACGCCGACCTCTGAGCCCCGGGAGAGATGACATGCTGCTGATGATCGACAACTACGATTCGTTCACCTACAACCTGGTGCAGTACTTTGGCGAGCTGGGCGCCGACGTGCGGACCTATCGCAACGACGAAATCACGCTCGACCAGATCGAGGCCCTGAAGCCGGACCATATCTGCGTGTCGCCAGGCCCGTGCAGCCCGCACGAGGCCGGCATCTCGGTGGACGTGCTCAAGCACTTCGCCGGCAAGGTGCCGCTGCTGGGCGTCTGCCTGGGCCACCAGGCCATCGGCGAGGCGTTTGGCGGCAAGGTGATCCGCGCCAAGCAGGTGATGCACGGCAAGGTGAGCACCATCGAAACCACGCAGGAAGGCGTGTTCGCCGGCCTGCCGAAGCACTTCGACGTGACGCGCTATCATTCGCTGGCCATCGAGCGCGAGACGCTGCCCGATTGCCTGGAAGTCACGGCCTGGACGCCGGACGGCGAGATCATGGGCGTGCGTCACAAGACGCTGAACGTGGAAGGCGTGCAGTTTCACCCGGAGTCGATCCTGTCCGAGCACGGCCATGCGCTGCTGGCCAACTTC contains:
- the trpE gene encoding anthranilate synthase component I, producing the protein MTELEFKSLADQGYNRIPIIAEALADLETPLSLYLKLAQSQTRGVNTFLLESVVGGERFGRYSFIGLHARTLIRAYGQRAEVVTDGKVVETHEGNPLDFIATFESRFKVALRPGLPRFCGGLAGYFGYDAVRYIEKKLADRQMPDDLGLPDIQLLLCEELAVIDNLSGKLYLIVYADPTTPEAYSRARQRLRELRMKLRQPVDVPVTSPSVQTDVYREFAKADYLTAVHKAKEYIMAGDMMQVQVGQRLVKPYRDSPLSLYRALRSLNPSPYMYFYNFGDFQVVGASPEILVRQETRKVGTPQNGDAETARIVTIRPLAGTRPRGSTPDRDAQLATELLNDPKEIAEHVMLIDLARNDIGRIAETGSVKVTDKMVIEKYSHVQHIVSSVEGTLREGMSNLDVLRATFPAGTLSGAPKVRAMEIIDELEPRKRGIYGGAVGYLSFGGEMDLAIAIRTGVIKDGNLYVQAAAGIVADSDPEAEWRETEAKARAVIRAAEQVQDGLDADL
- a CDS encoding aminodeoxychorismate/anthranilate synthase component II; protein product: MLLMIDNYDSFTYNLVQYFGELGADVRTYRNDEITLDQIEALKPDHICVSPGPCSPHEAGISVDVLKHFAGKVPLLGVCLGHQAIGEAFGGKVIRAKQVMHGKVSTIETTQEGVFAGLPKHFDVTRYHSLAIERETLPDCLEVTAWTPDGEIMGVRHKTLNVEGVQFHPESILSEHGHALLANFIKAPR